One segment of bacterium DNA contains the following:
- a CDS encoding MATE family efflux transporter: MNDHPLLPHGGDAPTGGPWRIHHAREIVVLASPIVLSMISHTMMWTVDTIFLGRYSSLALGAAGLGGVLTWAAYSLFNNLSRINGTFVAQAHGKGDDEAVSHYTWQAIHLSIVTGLLLMLLGHFSLPLLRLTGNPADVVDATYTYVRWRTVSAVFTQIGFALLGYFQGRRDVRTPMWIAIFANALNAVLDLWLIFGWEGISVGGRRLLAVPEMGIAGASIATSISVVVNTVLMAAVILADRNQRRRYRIHVPRRPDLAALRNMVRVGLPSTLEGFIDMCSFSLFTVLVGRAGAIQLAASQITVQLLSFSFMPMWGLTSAGAVLVGNWVGAGRPDVAARYGRQVYKLGLLYCLVLAVLFYLFRGGIFRIFTPDPAILVFGAGLALVASVFQVGDGMRMVGSGLLTGAGDTRSVLLITAAVMWGVFLPLTWLLVVRGGGDVRVAWLGGAACYALEAVLLYWRFRRGNWQRVNIFGYPSEDSAQPPVL; this comes from the coding sequence CATGATGTGGACCGTCGACACGATCTTCCTGGGCCGCTACTCCAGCCTGGCCCTGGGGGCCGCGGGGCTGGGCGGCGTGCTGACCTGGGCCGCCTACAGCCTGTTCAACAACCTCAGCCGCATCAACGGCACCTTCGTGGCGCAGGCCCACGGCAAGGGCGACGACGAGGCCGTCAGCCACTACACCTGGCAGGCCATCCACCTGTCGATCGTCACCGGGCTGCTGCTGATGCTGCTCGGCCACTTCAGCCTGCCCCTGCTGCGCCTGACGGGCAACCCGGCCGACGTCGTCGACGCGACCTACACCTACGTCCGCTGGCGGACCGTCAGCGCGGTCTTCACCCAGATCGGCTTCGCGCTGCTGGGCTACTTCCAGGGCCGCCGCGACGTGCGCACGCCCATGTGGATCGCGATCTTCGCCAACGCCCTCAACGCCGTGCTCGACCTCTGGCTGATCTTCGGCTGGGAGGGCATCTCCGTCGGCGGCCGGCGCCTGCTGGCGGTACCGGAGATGGGCATCGCCGGCGCGTCGATCGCCACGAGCATCAGCGTGGTGGTCAACACGGTGCTGATGGCCGCGGTGATCCTGGCCGACCGCAACCAGCGCCGCCGCTACCGCATCCACGTGCCGCGCCGGCCGGACCTCGCGGCGCTGCGCAACATGGTCCGCGTGGGGCTGCCGTCGACGCTCGAGGGATTCATCGACATGTGCTCGTTCAGCCTGTTCACCGTGCTGGTCGGCCGCGCCGGCGCCATCCAGCTCGCGGCCAGCCAGATCACCGTGCAGCTGCTCTCCTTCTCGTTCATGCCCATGTGGGGCCTGACCTCGGCCGGCGCCGTGCTGGTCGGCAACTGGGTCGGCGCCGGCCGCCCCGACGTGGCGGCGCGCTACGGCCGCCAGGTCTACAAGCTGGGGCTGCTCTACTGCCTGGTCCTGGCGGTGCTCTTCTACCTGTTCCGCGGCGGGATCTTCCGCATCTTCACGCCCGACCCCGCCATCCTCGTCTTCGGGGCCGGATTGGCGCTGGTGGCGTCGGTCTTTCAGGTCGGCGACGGCATGCGGATGGTGGGCAGCGGCCTGCTGACCGGCGCCGGCGACACGCGCTCGGTGCTGCTGATCACCGCGGCGGTCATGTGGGGGGTCTTCCTGCCGCTGACCTGGCTGCTGGTGGTGCGCGGCGGCGGCGACGTGCGCGTGGCCTGGCTGGGCGGAGCCGCCTGCTACGCGCTGGAGGCGGTGCTGCTCTACTGGCGGTTCCGGCGCGGAAATTGGCAGCGGGTGAACATATTCGGGTACCCGTCCGAGGACTCGGCCCAACCGCCGGTACTGTGA